The nucleotide window TGAGAAGGACCAAAAGCTCGTGGAAACAATCCAGAAGGATTGTTTCGGTGACCGAATGAATGAGATGTGGGAATCTGGAATCCCCCACGATTTATCGTAGAGCACATGTATATTTGTTTTACGTAAGAAATAAATGTATGTCTCAGGTAGTTTTAGATAGTTCGTTTGCAAGCCTAATCTTCTTTCTTGGCCTTCGTCGAAGTCTTTTCCTTAGACTCCACAGATGCATCAAAATGTGCTTCTAGACCGGCTTTCTGCTTCTTGAGCGCTTCCAAGGATGCTTCCTTTTGCGCCAACTCCTTCCGCAACTGCTTCATCTTTTCGGATTCTGCAGCGGTTTTAGAACCGCTTCTGCTCAACTCCTCGTGCTTCACCAAACTGTGCAGTATGTTGATGACAGTTGGAATACAGAGATTGAAATACAGTACAAACCCAGAAAGGTATAGGTTCCGCTGATTATAAGCCCGGGTCGTATATTCCTGAATAGTCTTTGAGGGACGCACGTGACCTAAGTTTTCCGTCTCACGCCATCCAACAAACCCTGCGCGCTTCCAAGAGTCCACGAACATCATTCCCACAAGCACGTATCCAATAATCGCAATGGTTTTGAGCTGTGGCATTGCCATTAGCTGTTCAAAACTTCGTACAACTGATCTGCGGACAGTAAAAGGCAATGGCAGAACCAGCACAAACAAAAGTGACATCTCCGTCACTAGTAGGCCAAACAGAATTGTAAGGTACATGGACATGTTCGTTCTCTGGAGTTTCTCAATCTGCTTCGTATAGGGTAGAAGGGGGTGGCGGTTAAAGCGCAAGTAAGAACCCTATTCTACGATAAATAAATTACTTGGAAAATATCAACACCTTATCATGTAATACGATAGGTTTCTACTTACTGAGTCTACATTACTAGCAATATACAATGTCTTTTAACAGCTTATGCAAATATTAACGATTACCGCAGGTTAATTGGCTCCTTGTTCTGTATACTATGGTGTCATTTTAAATACCTTCTGATTTGTTGCTTAACTATTTGTCCTATTCTTTGATCATCATAAAAATAGCTAAATAACGCCACATTTGATCCTAAAAATACCGC belongs to Eremothecium sinecaudum strain ATCC 58844 chromosome IV, complete sequence and includes:
- the YET2 gene encoding Yet2p (Syntenic homolog of Ashbya gossypii ABR095C; Syntenic homolog of Saccharomyces cerevisiae YKL065C (YET1) and YMR040W (YET2)) — protein: MSMYLTILFGLLVTEMSLLFVLVLPLPFTVRRSVVRSFEQLMAMPQLKTIAIIGYVLVGMMFVDSWKRAGFVGWRETENLGHVRPSKTIQEYTTRAYNQRNLYLSGFVLYFNLCIPTVINILHSLVKHEELSRSGSKTAAESEKMKQLRKELAQKEASLEALKKQKAGLEAHFDASVESKEKTSTKAKKED